A window of the Anoplolepis gracilipes chromosome 11, ASM4749672v1, whole genome shotgun sequence genome harbors these coding sequences:
- the Trol gene encoding basement membrane-specific heparan sulfate proteoglycan core protein isoform X18 codes for MGLPTTRLLPILLLLLALARSNLAQRHRTPYRSRNRDCSATEFICRSGQCIDSNRYCDGVHDCYDGSDEHNCPCKEDQFECAPGYCVSLSRRCDGYTDCIGERDEQNCHNMTRCRAGEFECASGSCVSKSARCDGRNDCLDHSDEYNCTVTTCSGDQFRCLDGICLSIDKRCNGIPDCRNGEDEHQCGCGDAEFRCTDGRCIGYELQCNGVNECPDGSDERDCGLAPCPLMDFTCGDGSCIPKNSVCDGFDDCPRAEDELYCERECTPNQFKCATGNKCIEDVYRCDGHPDCPDHSDEDCPPSANDTTHTTSPTTNSFDPRWTPTRRRECDPRTEMRCDDGGCVLLRRKCDNVFDCLDGSDERGCGLCTPAEWKCASGECLPENQRCDGITQCSDGSDEDRCVTECPAGWFRCNDGLCLDNKRRCDGRPHCLDGSDEIDCPRNECPDGQLPCDNGVCINKNFFCDHNIDCHDASDERDCPDGGETGDSGPECHPDSFTCSDGSCIPRTAVCDGRADCPHDDDEINCRQGCTRDQFQCANGDCIPASQRCNGYIECADGSDEECEQPERPEPGQCAADQFTCISDGRCIPQSSVCNGIPECRDESDEHNCAQGAVCSYEEWQCKSGDCIPRHQHCDRRIDCPYDDSDELGCHYRAMQRNHSACRTNEWMCNDGHCIPLHQRCDKRLDCPRDMSDEMDCSYDNYTDGTSELRLKTYPSEQVIKENPAKQGREVVFQCRDEGFLRARVRWIRGNGLPLPPGSRDINGRLEIPNIQLEHAGTYICEAVGYPPSTSGRQVNVILSVEKFEQPATRPPQVCHFDQATCSNGDCIPKSYVCDGKFDCTDGSDEMRCSPHGCEPNEFRCNNKQCVSKLWRCDGDKDCADGSDEENCAPSPPGSPCRYNEFPCSSSKQCIPKSYHCDMERDCLDGSDEVGCSPVYIVKPPPPMVVLEPGELLILTCTAIGVPIPEINWRLNWGHIPSKCTTVSTNGTGTLTCPDIQIQDQGAYSCEALNIGGFVFAVPDAIVVVKEPRNVCPKGKFNSEAKVVDECISCFCFGVATECRSADLFTYQIPPPFNRYKIVSVETVPTIRIHGDVNSQISQILPVGPDGVQLLESFSNDLNIYNIPYFALPESYHGSQLKSYGGYLRYSIRHNGNGTPNNAPTVILSGNNYILIHKGAQPTPDYETEESVRFFYGDWYKQQGRSEVLASREEIMMALANVDNILIKVKYDDSMELDVHLTKIVMDTAEARNTGLGSASFVEECQCPTGYTGLSCEHCAPGYLRRESGPWLGQCYRDEPPCPPGYYGDPSRNIPCQICPCPLTNPSNQFARTCHLGFDGQPTCDCPPGYVGRRCEQCAAGYQGNPLIPGDMCVALQQCDPNGSLSPNADPHTGKCHCKQYATGLTCNQCKANTFNLASTNQFGCISCFCMGITNRCVSSNWYRNEIRVSFTNSIRDFSLIESKSTDASAIVEGIHLNTISREIIYSDFPNRGNNDVYYWQLPSIFLGDQITSYGGNLKYTVRYVPSPGGQSSRNNAADVELISANDINLLYYSRESPEPNSQQSFTVPLLEQYWQRNDGTQADREHLLMALADVRAIRIKATYTTHTDEAALSFVSLDTAEKYNTGKARAVEVEECTCPNGYRGLSCEDCDVGYTRAIEGLYLGICEPCNCNGHSNQCEPETGTCENCAHHTTGDYCEICEPGYEGDATRGTPNDCTYRSPRPEPCRCNEAGSRSTSCVDGRCECKRNVEGPECNRCRPSTYGLRAENIDGCIECYCSGVTDQCHESTLYIQQIPMWVYDSHHGFTLTDSTRRDIIDDGFELNVAMNEIGYRYPDSRSRRLFWSLPSVFTGNKVKSYGGNLTLTQHITANPGAQSYKDQDILLIGNGITLFWTNPTELQPDIPLTYSVPLKEHEWKRLTTEGPRGASRTDLMIVLSNLEAILVRASHSERMTATYISDISMDTAVENLTGDRRATQIEACRCPTGYTGTSCEICARGYYRDTSDRSVSYLGACNLCPCNKNEESCEISRSGQVKCHCLPGYTGQYCQDNVVVGEPSLTTTPGPISPPRIIVYIQEPEFQIVQTGNTVRYHCTGRSKDSESVNIRWEKEGDQLPPDRSVDDANGLLVIRDVKVSDSGIYVCQVSDGINIGRKRVTLTVGGANPVEPRIVISPSYQQVREGEPVEFRCEATGNPPPQLDWIRVHGSMSPEATFYNGIWSLPAASKNDAAEYKCIARNNIGVDEKTTILYVQDNPNKPPPQGLPPTVTPSEWSGTIGDVVRLICTPSQHANVTWTRSGGLSLPYTASQQDGILTITNPSPSDSGIYVCTATSIRGTETSTSARITIVARREPPTIKVKPERQEVSQGTIAEVRCITNGEPGEQVKWSKYTETMSSRVQQVGDTLRIINAQVSDRGVYICRVTSTTGSYEASAIIEVEPREAPVLELYPQDVQTVILGGSADLQCRAKAGFPVPTLHWSRQDNRPFASNIEQLPGGLLRLSNITVNDDGAYICSASNEVGSTSIIAHIEVQSLPVITITPKHGILQVKRGSRVRLMCSASGYPQPNVAWSKYVHGVTIHDTYSRTAATPLSAVYEIFSVSSDDEGSYTCQATNTVGIAEERIQIRIEDDEDDVPCTGDRGDIPCDDDRQRPQPDNRDPNQQGVLIPKDYLRIPNGGKVEMRCQVFGPDGDHIYLDWKRSDHRSLPEGSTVHNGVLSIPTVDRNAAGEYICLGLDPAGTVLFRAKSHLEIISPPRIELNPTRQTVGPGENPSIICTATGDEPLHIEWEAIGRPLPYSVSHSRGILQFHGITYSDAGKYVCKATNGAGTAEAVAEVLVNEHPYDDTEVRAEQRDVVTHAGNSVRLRCVVRERATIHWSREGQDLPSTARIGEDYLELTQVKPEDSGRYICQAQTSRGVSSDYINFNVSLYRSQCRHWEYECRSLQCIPMEYFCDGYVQCNDGTDERFCRNARYRQYLQRRRAASVPSINVEVSQDPVNIGDTVDIHCTCTGRSPRYHWSRPNHVSLPANAQEYGNILRLTNVAVTDSGPYRCIVDTPEGTFEKDFNLIVHGGILDEPTIETKYAPYDSSVEMDCRINLDSPIQYQWSKYGGLLPRDSQTLENKLKLTNVKAQDAGTYICIGYNGQARVEVPMVLVVTGVVPNFSQAPNSYIAFPPLPDSYLKFNIEISFKPESYNGILLYNDESSHGSDNDDFITLSLINGYPQFKFNLGSGPAVVRADKPITLSKWHTIKIQRNRKEATMLVDGENSYKVVAVGRRQGLDLKEPLYIGGLPNYDEISHQSEVNTGFVGCISRLVLGEKQVNLIDDQTSSVGITNCETCAENPCNNGGVCQEAATKNGYTCLCRAGFSGKHCDYVGQSCYPGACGEGKCVDKDIGFDCYCPIGKMGSRCEHSVNIHDPAFHNDRAFLAYQTPKAARRERESSTTIHSRSRLRNAQIRQPRSRPHHHNNMHHTKH; via the exons ACTCGTTCGATCCACGCTGGACGCCAACACGCAGAAGGGAATGTGATCCAAGAACGGAAATGCGTTGCGATGACGGCGGTTGCGTTCTTCTACGACGTAAATGTGACAATGTCTTCGATTGCCTCGATGGGAGCGACGAGCGGGGCTGTG GGCTATGTACACCTGCCGAATGGAAATGCGCCAGTGGCGAGTGCTTGCCAGAAAATCAGAGGTGCGATGGGATAACGCAGTGCAGCGACGGATCCGACGAGGATCGATgtg TAACCGAATGTCCGGCTGGATGGTTTCGATGCAACGATGGATTGTGCCTCGACAATAAGAGACGTTGCGATGGTCGGCCGCATTGCTTGGACGGCTCCGACGAAATCGATTGCCCTCGTAATG AATGCCCAGACGGTCAACTACCCTGCGACAACGGTGTCTGTATCAATAAGAACTTCTTCTGCGACCACAATATCGACTGCCATGACGCTAGTGATGAACGAGATTGCC CGGATGGAGGGGAGACCGGCGATTCCGGCCCAGAATGTCATCCCGACAGCTTTACCTGCAGCGATGGCAGCTGCATACCTCGTACGGCGGTATGCGATGGCCGTGCGGACTGTCCGCATGACGATGATGAGATCAACTGTCGTCAAG GATGCACGCGGGATCAGTTCCAGTGTGCTAATGGAGATTGCATCCCCGCCAGTCAGAGATGCAACGGATACATCGAATGTGCTGATGGTTCCGACGAGGAATGCG aGCAACCAGAGAGACCAGAGCCAGGCCAATGCGCGGCGGATCAATTTACGTGTATTTCGGATGGAAGATGCATTCCACAATCTTCCGTTTGTAACGGAATTCCAGAATGCAGAGATGAATCCGACGAACATAATTGTG CTCAAGGAGCGGTATGCTCGTATGAGGAATGGCAGTGCAAGAGCGGTGATTGTATACCTCGACATCAACATTGCGATCGCCGAATTGATTGTCCGTACGACGATAGCGACGAGTTGGGCTGTCACTATAGGGCGATGCAAAGAAATCATAGTGCATGTCGCACGAACGAATGGATGTGCAATGATGGTCACTGCATCCCGCTGCATCAGCGGTGCGACAAAAGACTCGACTGTCCTAGAGATATGTCCGATGAAATGGACTGCAGTTATGATAATT ataccGATGGAACATCTGAGCTTAGACTGAAGACGTATCCCAGTGAACAAGTGATTAAAGAGA ACCCGGCGAAGCAAG GTCGTGAAGTCGTATTTCAATGCCGTGACGAGGGTTTCCTACGTGCCAGAGTACGTTGGATTCGCGGCAATGGTCTTCCTCTGCCGCCTGGCAGCCGAGACATCAACGGTCGTCTAGAGATACCCAACATCCAGCTTGAGCACGCTGGAACATACATTTGCGAAGCCGTCGGTTATCCACCGTCTACTTCGGGCCGTCAAGTGAACGTCATTCTCTCCGTCGAGAAGT ttgagCAACCAGCCACCAGACCACCGCAAGTATGTCATTTCGATCAAGCCACCTGCAGCAACGGAGACTGCATTCCCAAATCGTACGTTTGCGACGGCAAATTTGATTGCACCGATGGATCTGACGAGATGCGATGCA GTCCGCATGGATGCGAGCCCAACGAATTCCGTTGCAATAATAAGCAGTGCGTCAGCAAGTTGTGGCGTTGTGACGGCGACAAGGATTGCGCCGACGGTAGCGACGAGGAAAACTGCGCGCCGTCTCCCCCGGGATCTCCGTGCCGTTACAACGAGTTTCCTTGCAGCAGCAGTAAACAGTGTATCCCGAAGAGCTATCACTGCGACATGGAACGCGACTGCTTGGATGGCAGCGACGAAGTTGGATGCT CTCCCGTTTACATCGTGAAACCACCACCGCCGATGGTTGTTCTCGAGCCAGGCGAACTGTTAATTCTCACTTGCACCGCGATCGGTGTCCCGATACCGGAAATCAACTGGCGACTCAACTGGGGACATATCCCCTCGAAATGTACTACCGTGTCCACTAATGGAACGGGTACATTAACATGTCCGGACATACAAATCCAGGATCAGGGAGCGTATTCGTGCGAGGCGTTGAACATCGGCGGTTTCGTTTTTGCCGTGCCAGACGCTATCGTCGTCGTGAAGGAACCTCGCAACGTGTGTCCGAAGGGCAAGTTCAATTCCGAGGCGAAAGTTGTCGATGAATGTATCTCGTGCTTCTGCTTCGGCGTCGCCACCGAATGTCGCAGCGCCGACCTTTTCACTTATCAGATTCCACCGCCGTTTAACCGCTACAAGATCGTGTCCGTCGAGACCGTTCCAACAATCAGAATCCACGGCGACGTCAACAGCCAGATATCTCAGATCCTCCCGGTTGGTCCAGACGGCGTTCAACTGCTGGAATCCTTCAGCAACGATCTAAACATCTATAATATTCCTTACTTTGCGCTGCCGGAGAGTTATCACGGTAGTCAATTAAAATCCTACGGCGGCTACTTGAGGTATTCGATCCGTCATAACGGTAACGGCACGCCGAACAATGCACCTACCGTCATCTTGAGCGGCAACAATTATATCCTGATACATAAAGGGGCACAGCCGACACCTGATTACGAGACCGAAGAATCCGTCAGATTCTTCTATGGTGACTGGTACAAGCAACAAGGAAGAAGCGAAGTCCTGGCCTCCAGGGAGGAGATCATGATGGCGCTTGCAAATGtggacaatattttaataaa AGTGAAATACGACGACTCAATGGAGCTGGACGTTCATCTCACTAAGATCGTGATGGACACCGCCGAAGCGCGAAACACCGGTCTAGGATCTGCATCCTTTGTCGAGGAATGTCAGTGTCCTACCG GATATACTGGCCTATCTTGCGAGCACTGCGCGCCTGGTTATCTGAGGCGAGAAAGTGGACCGTGGCTTGGCCAGTGTTATAGAGACGAACCACCGTGCCCTCCAGGATACTACGGTGATCCCTCAAGAAACATCCCTTGCCAGATTTGTCCTTGTCCGCTCACCAATCCGTCAAACCA GTTCGCTCGCACGTGTCATCTTGGATTTGACGGGCAACCTACGTGCGATTGTCCTCCCGGTTACGTTGGACGCAGATGCGAACAATGTGCCGCTGGTTACCAAGGGAATCCTCTTATTCCTGGAGATATGTGCGTCGCGCTTCAACAATGCGATCCTAACGGCAGTCTTAGTCCTAACGCTGATCCACATACTGGAAAATGTCATTGCAAG CAATATGCAACGGGACTCACTTGCAATCAATGTAAGGCGAATACCTTTAATCTGGCCTCGACAAATCAATTTGGATGTATATCATGTTTCTGTATGGGTATTACAAACAGATGCGTGTCCTCTAATTGGTACAGGAATGAG ATTCGTGTATCATTCACCAATTCGATTCGAGATTTCTCTTTGATCGAATCCAAGAGTACCGATGCATCAGCCATTGTAGAAGGAATTCATCTAAACACTATCAGCCGAGAAATAATCTACAGCGACTTCCCGAATCGTGGAAACAATGACGTTTATTACTGGCAATTGCCTAGCATTTTCCTGGGGGATCAAATAACATCTTACGGCGGTAATCTCAAATATACTGTCAGATACGTTCCTTCTCCGGGTGGTCAAAGTTCAAGAAATAACGCTGCGGACGTCGAACTTATTAGC GCGAACGATATCAACTTGCTTTACTACTCTCGCGAGTCTCCCGAACCAAACTCCCAACAATCGTTTACCGTCCCGTTACTCGAGCAATATTGGCAACGCAATGATGGAACTCAAGCGGATAGGGAGCACCTTCTAATGGCTTTGGCAGACGTGCGAGCCATCAGAATCAAAGCCACTTACACAACGCACACAGACGAAGCAGC gcTCTCCTTCGTATCTTTGGACACTGCCGAGAAGTACAACACTGGTAAAGCGCGCGCAGTCGAAGTTGAAGAATGTACTTGTCCTAACGGCTACAGAGGACTTTCCTGCGAGGATTGCGACGTTGGTTATACAAGAGCCATCGAAGGTCTTTACTTGGGTATCTGCGAACCATGCAACTGCAATGGTCATTCAAATCAGTGCGAGCCTGAGACTGGCACTTGCGAG AATTGCGCTCATCACACTACTGGCGATTATTGCGAGATATGCGAACCAGGATACGAAGGAGATGCTACCCGGGGCACGCCGAATGATTGCACATATAGAAGCCCCAGACCCGAGCCATGCAGATGCAATGAAGCCGGCTCGCGCAGCACTTCATGTGTCGACGGCCGGTGCGAGTGCAAAAGGAATGTTGAGGGTCCAGAATGTAATCGGTGCCGCCCGTCGACATACGGATTACGTGCCGAGAATATTGATGGATGCATCGAATGTTACTGCAGCGGGGTAACTGATCAATGTCATGAAAGCACATTGTATATACAGCAAATACCGATGTGGGTATACGATTCACATCATGGATTCACTCTCACAGATTC AACTAGACGCGACATAATCGACGACGGTTTCGAGTTGAACGTGGCAATGAACGAAATTGGTTACCGCTATCCGGATAGCAGAAGCCGTAGATTGTTCTGGTCGCTGCCAAGTGTTTTCACCGGAAACAAAGTGAAGAGTTACGGTGGAAATTTGACTTTGACACAGCATATTACTGCGAATCCTGGCGCTCAGAGTTACAAAGATCAAGATATTCTCTTGATCGGCAATGGCATCACATTGTTCTGGACTAATCCGACGGAACTTCAACCCGATATTCCGCTG ACCTACTCCGTTCCATTGAAAGAACACGAGTGGAAACGATTAACCACTGAAGGACCACGAGGCGCTTCCAGAACGGATCTCATGATCGTTCTCTCGAACCTGGAGGCTATCTTGGTCCGCGCGTCCCACAGTGAGCGTATGACTGCGACATACATAAGCGACATCAGCATGGATACAGCAGTGGAAAATCTAACCGGAGACCGACGAGCGACTCAGATTGAAGCCTGCCGCTGTCCGACTGGATACACAGGAACTTCCTGCGAAATCTGCGCACGCGGTTATTACAGAGACACCAGCGACCGATCCGTCAGTTATCTAGGCGCGTGCAATCTCTGCCCATGCAACAAGAACGAGGAGAGTTGCGAGATCAGTAGGTCCGGACAGGTCAAATGTCACTGCCTTCCGGGTTACACGGGACAGTATTGTCAAGACAATGTCGTCG TTGGAGAACCGTCACTGACTACTACACCTGGCCCAATATCTCCACCGAggattatagtttatattcaAGAACCAGAATTCCAGATTGTTCAAACCGGAAACACCGTTAGATATCACTGCACGGGCAGATCCAAAGATAGC GAATCAGTAAATATTAGATGGGAGAAAGAAGGTGATCAATTACCGCCTGATAGAAGCGTGGACGACGCTAATGGACTGTTGGTTATTAGAGACGTGAAAGTATCTGATAGCGGTATATATGTTTGCCAAGTGAGCGATGGAATTAACATTGGTCGAAAGAGAGTCACTCTAACTGTTGGAG GAGCCAATCCAGTGGAACCCAGAATCGTTATAAGTCCATCTTATCAACAAGTGAGAGAAGGTGAACCAGTTGAATTCCGTTGCGAAGCTACTGGTAATCCGCCACCTCAATTAGATTGGATTCGAGTCCATGGAAGCATGAGCCCGGAGGCGACATTCTACAATGGTATATGGAGCCTTCCAGCTGCGTCGAAAAATGACGCAGCCGAGTACAAGTGCATTGCTAGGAACAATATTGGTGTGGATGAGAAGACGACCATCTTGTATGTTCAAG ACAATCCTAATAAGCCGCCACCTCAAGGTTTACCACCAACCGTGACTCCGTCCGAGTGGTCTGGAACCATCGGCGATGTTGTCAGACTGATCTGTACACCATCTCAACATGCAAACGTCACGTGGACGAGATCCGGTGGATTATCGTTGCCTTATACAGCTAGTCAACAAGATGGAATTTTAACCATCACTAATCCTAGTCCGAGCGATTCTGGCATATACGTGTGCACTGCGACAAGCATACGCGGAACGGAAACGAGCACCTCCGCCAGGATAACGATAGTTGCTCGCAGAGAACCACCAACTATCAAAGTCAAACCCGAACGACAAGAAGTGTCTCAGGGCACGATTGCCGAGGTACGTTGCATTACCAACGGAGAACCAGGGGAACAGGTGAAATGGAGCAAGTATACAGAAACGATGAGTTCGCGTGTGCAACAAGTAGGAGACACGCTTAGAATCATTAACGCCCAAGTCTCCGATAGGGGAGTGTATATCTGCCGAGTTACTAGCACTACAGGCAGTTACGAGGCCAGTGCCATAATCGAAGTTGAAC CTCGCGAAGCTCCGGTCTTAGAGTTGTATCCTCAAGACGTTCAGACGGTCATTCTCGGTGGTTCGGCCGATCTTCAATGTCGCGCGAAGGCTGGTTTCCCGGTGCCTACATTGCACTGGTCTCGTCAGGATAATCGACCGTTTGCATCCAACATCGAACAACTTCCTGGCGGACTGCTTAGATTGTCAAACATCACGGTGAACGACGACGGCGCTTATATCTGCTCCGCGTCGAATGAAGTCGGCTCGACGTCGATTATTGCGCACATCGAAGTACAGTCTTTGCCTGTGATCACCATTACTCCCAAGCATGGTATTTTGCAAGTAAAACGCGGAAGTCGAGTCCGTTTAATGTGCAGCGCAAGTGGTTATCCGCAGCCTAACGTAGCTTGGAGCAAATATGTACACGGAGTAACTATACA TGACACATATAGCAGAACAGCGGCTACTCCACTAAGCGCTGTATACGAGATATTCTCCGTTTCATCCGATGACGAAGGATCTTACACTTGCCAGGCCACGAACACTGTAGGAATAGCGGAAGAGCGTATTCAAATACGCATCGAGGACGACGAGGATGATGTTCCTTGCACTGGAGATAGAGGCGATATTCCATGCGATGATGACCGACAACGTCCGCAACCTGATAAT AGAGATCCAAATCAACAAGGAGTGTTGATCCCCAAAGATTACTTGAGAATCCCGAATGGTGGCAAGGTGGAGATGCGCTGTCAAGTCTTCGGACCTGACGGAGATCACATCTATCTGGACTGGAAGAGGAGTGATCATCGTTCCTTGCCGGAAGGTAGCACAGTGCACAACGGAGTATTAAGCATTCCAACAGTCGACAGAAATGCAGCCGGAGAATATATCTGTTTGGGCTTGGATCCTGCCGGTACCGTGCTCTTCAGAGCGAAATCCCATCTTGAAATTATAT CTCCGCCAAGAATCGAATTAAATCCCACACGTCAGACAGTGGGACCCGGAGAGAATCCATCCATAATTTGCACCGCTACAGGAGATGAACCTCTGCACATCGAGTGGGAAGCTATAGGACGTCCGTTACCTTATTCGGTATCACACAGTCGTGGCATTCTGCAGTTCCATGGTATCACTTATTCCGATGCTGGCAAATACGTGTGCAAAGCGACGAATGGAGCAGGAACAGCGGAAGCGGTCGCAGAAGTTTTAGTCAATG AACATCCTTACGACGACACAGAAGTTCGCGCTGAACAAAGAGACGTAGTGACGCATGCTGGCAATTCCGTGCGTTTACGTTGCGTGGTACGCGAACGTGCGACGATTCATTGGAGTCGAGAGGGACAAGACTTGCCGAGCACTGCCCGAATCGGAGAAGATTACTTAGAGTTGACGCAAGTGAAACCGGAAGACAGCGGAAGATACATCTGTCAAGCCCAAACCAGCCGCGGTGTATCCAgcgattatattaatttcaacgtATCTC TGTACCGATCGCAGTGCAGGCATTGGGAGTATGAATGCAGAAGCCTACAATGCATTCCAATGGAATACTTTTGCGACGGCTATGTTCAGTGCAACGATGGTACTGACGAACGCTTCTGCCGCAACGCGCGTTATCGCCAATATCTTCAGAGACGACGCG CTGCTTCCGTGCCGTCAATAAACGTCGAAGTATCTCAAGACCCAGTAAACATTGGTGACACAGTTGATATACATTGCACATGTACTGGACGAAGCCCACGTTATCACTGGTCGAGACCGAATCATGTTAGCCTGCCGGCAAACGCGCAAGAGTACGGCAATATTCTGAGGCTGACCAATGTAGCCGTCACCGATAGTGGACCCTACAGATGCATAGTAGACACGCCCGAGGGCACATTTGAAAAGGACTTCAATCTGATTGTTCATG GCGGAATCCTAGATGAACCAACGATTGAGACGAAATATGCGCCGTACGATTCGAGTGTAGAAATGGATTGTCGTATCAATCTCGATTCACCAATACAATATCAGTGGAGTAAATATGGTGGACTTTTACCACGTGATAGCCAGACTTTAGAg AACAAATTAAAACTGACTAACGTAAAGGCTCAAGATGCTGGAACATACATTTGCATTGGATATAATGGACAAGCACGCGTAGAAGTTCCTATGGTGCTAGTCGTAACAGGAGTCGTGCCTAATTTTAGTCAGGCACCCAACAGCTATATCGCTTTTCCACCTTTACCCGATTCTTACCTTAAATTCAACATCGAAATCTCTTTCAAACCAGAAAGTTACAACGgcattttattgtacaatgaCGAATCTAGTCATGGGTCTGACAACGATGACTTCATTACTTTATCTCTAATTAATGGATATCCGcaatttaa ATTCAATCTTGGATCCGGACCAGCTGTTGTACGTGCAGATAAGCCCATTACGTTGAGCAAGTGGCATACTATCAAGATCCAGCGCAATCGAAAGGAAGCAACGATGCTGGTAGACGGCGAGAATTCTTACAAGGTAGTTGCAGTAGGTAGACGTCAGGGTCTAGACCTCAAAGAACCCCTCTACATCGGTGGATTACCCAACTATGATGAAATCAGCCATCAGTCCGAGGTGAACACAGGCTTCGTAGGATGTATCAGTCGGCTAGTTCTCGGAGAGAAGCAGGTTAATCTAATTGACGATCAGACAAGTAGTGTGGGAATCACAAATTGTGAAACTTGTGCCGAAAATCCCTGTAACAATGGGGGTGTATGCCAAGAAGCGGCTACGAAAAATGGCTACACATGTCTCTGCCGAGCTGGTTTCAGTGGCAAACATTGCGACTACGTCGGACAATCCTGTTATCCAG GTGCATGCGGAGAAGGTAAATGCGTCGACAAGGATATCGGTTTCGATTGTTATTGTCCAATCGGAAAGATGGGATCACGGTGCGAGCATTCGGTGAACATCCACGATCCAGCTTTCCATAATGATAGAGCTTTTCTCGCGTATCAGACTCCGAAAGCTGCTAGACG ggaaagagagagttcGACCACTATACACAGTCGATCACGATTACGCAACGCACAAATTAGGCAACCACGATCAAGGCCACATCACCACAATAATATGCACCACACAAAACATTAG